One genomic segment of Acidobacteriota bacterium includes these proteins:
- a CDS encoding alpha-L-fucosidase, which produces MKQARWGVMTHFLPDWIDPQRKWTSEDWNKLIDGFDAEGIAQQLQTAGAHYYLISIGQNSGFYLAPNPTYDKLTGIQPSKCARRDLVADLATALSKRGIRLMVYLPSGAPNHDQAAMQALEWRNGPYPNREFSAKWEQVIRDWSRRWGNKVSGWWFDGCYWPNTMYRSLTPPNFESFAAAARAGNGASILAFNPGVVYRTLSITPHEDYIAGEIDQPDRFVIRRAVDGNVDGAQLHMLSYLGQTWGKGAPRFTSEQIVNWTRNVVNQGGAVTWDVPVQTNGLMAQSFLEQLNSLKSSFSNEQTK; this is translated from the coding sequence TTGAAGCAGGCGCGTTGGGGCGTGATGACGCATTTCCTGCCCGATTGGATTGATCCGCAGCGCAAATGGACGAGTGAGGATTGGAACAAGCTGATTGATGGCTTTGACGCCGAAGGCATCGCGCAGCAATTGCAAACGGCGGGCGCGCATTATTACCTCATCAGCATCGGGCAGAATTCCGGGTTTTACCTCGCACCGAATCCGACCTACGACAAACTGACGGGCATTCAACCGAGCAAATGCGCGCGCCGTGATTTGGTCGCTGACTTGGCGACGGCGCTCAGCAAACGCGGCATCCGGTTGATGGTCTATCTGCCTTCGGGCGCGCCCAATCACGATCAGGCGGCGATGCAGGCGCTCGAATGGAGGAACGGCCCATACCCGAATCGTGAATTCAGCGCGAAGTGGGAGCAGGTGATTCGTGACTGGTCGCGGCGCTGGGGCAACAAAGTTTCCGGCTGGTGGTTCGATGGTTGTTACTGGCCGAACACGATGTATCGCTCGCTGACGCCGCCCAACTTTGAAAGCTTTGCGGCGGCGGCACGCGCGGGCAATGGGGCGAGCATCCTCGCCTTCAACCCCGGCGTCGTCTATCGCACGCTTTCGATTACGCCGCACGAAGATTACATCGCGGGCGAGATTGATCAGCCCGACCGCTTCGTCATCCGGCGTGCAGTGGACGGCAACGTGGATGGCGCGCAATTGCACATGCTGAGTTATCTGGGACAAACCTGGGGCAAAGGCGCGCCGCGTTTCACCAGCGAGCAAATCGTCAACTGGACGCGCAACGTCGTCAATCAAGGCGGCGCAGTGACGTGGGATGTGCCGGTGCAAACGAACGGATTGATGGCGCAGTCATTCCTCGAACAATTGAACAGCTTGAAAAGCAGCTTCTCCAATGAACAAACAAAATAA